The genomic segment TCACGGGCCTGGAGTGTGTGGGGGACCGGCTGTTGGCGGGTGAGGCTTGGCTCTGGGCGCGCTAGCGGGCAAAGAAAGAGCGCCCGCCTGGGGCGGGGCCACAGGAACAAAGGGATGCCCGGAGTAGGAGGATGGGCGGCAAGATGAAGCCCGATCGAAAGTGGGAAGGGAGCTAAGGAGGTGGCGGGGACTAGGGCCAACCCGAGGAGGGTAGGGCCCGAGATAAAAAGCTGATGTGACTGCCGCGGCCCTCTATAAACTGCAGCCAGTGTGGAAAGGGTGGGCGGAGGCGTGGGAAGGTGCAGGGGAACGCGGTCgttcggggtggggggggcaggggagcGAGAGGAGTGTGTGTCCCCTTGGATGAGATGGGCGGGGCCTTGACCTCTCCCGAGGAGGCCTGGCAGAGCGGGGAAGATAGGGAACGTGGCCCCCTCACGGGGGTGGAGCCAGGAGGTCGCGGGTGTGGCTTCTTTGGGGAAGGCGGGGCCGGGAGAGGGCAAGAGTGTGGCCTCTGGGGGCAGGTTTAGGCTCTTCCTAAGGTAGGTTTCCCTGAGGTGGGTGAGGTGGCAGAAAATTGCGAATGAGCCCATTCTGAGTAGGCCAGTGCCCGGGGAAGCGGGGGCTGAGGCCCTTCCTGACATGGTTGGGGCCCATGGAATCGCGTGTGGAGGTTCCTCCGAGAAAGAAAGCACAGGCCTCAGTGGTTGGATGCAAAGGCCTAGGACCTGAGGTGTCAGAGTCCTAGGGAGCAGTAAGACCTGACATAAAGTCAGGTGTGAGTCCTAGTGACTGATGATGGTGCTGCTGAGTTTTATAAGGGTCCTGAGGCAGGCTGTCAGGCTTTGAGTGAACTACTCCcagtcctgtgtgtgtgtgtgtgtgtgtgtgtgtgtgtgtgtattgcgGGGCGGGGGGATGGCCTTCTGCAGAGGTAACAGCAGCCACTCAGGTGCCCAAGCCTCAAGCCGAAGAATCTGCCTCACTCCCAAGTCTGGttgactttgtttttattttattttgttttattttatttatttacttatgaatgaatgaatgaaacagtcTCTCTCTGCCCTGAgtgttgtggtgtcagcctagctcacagcaacctcaaactcctgggttcaagccatcctcctgcctcagtctcctgaacagctgggactacaggtgtgagccaccatgcctggctagttttttctatttttagtagagatgggggtctcactcttgctcaggctggtcttgaactcctgagctcaagtgatcctcccagctcagcctcccagagtgctagaatgaCTTTGATTTCATATATGTGGCATCTGTTTGTCTGCTTTTATTGCCATCATTCCAGTCCATGCTACAGTGTCTCCCTGATCCCCTCAGTAGCATCCTCTCTACCCCATTCTTGAGTCCTTCATTTCCTGTTACACCCAGGTCATTGGTTtgtaatgctcaataaatgtttattgaatgtcaAAAGATTGAGACTGAGTCTGGGGGTGGTGTGAGTGGCTGTGGCTGTCATCTTAGGTAAGAGGTGATGACCTGGACTAAGGTCACTGTGGTGGGGAGGATTTGCAGACTCTTTGGCAAATGAAATCCACAGAACTTAGAAATAGGTAAGATGTGGGAAATTAAGAGAGTAGTAGTCTGTGGGTTTCCTGGTTTTGGGCCGGGGAATGGGCAGAAGGTAGTAACGATTGTTGGGATTAGGAACATTGAGAGAATTTGGGGGATGAGTTAGTAGAGTGGAAGATGCCTGCAGGACAGCCAGGAGGCAGCTGAGGGTCCAGTTCTGGAGAGACCtgggtgtgtgcacacacatagtTGGGATATATGAGGCTGCCCAGAAAGCATGTGACTTGTGTAGATAGAGGTGCTGAAATTCTCTGGAAGCACCAATTAGGGGAGTtttaggaaaggaaaggaggaaaacaaagagaatgtATATTACAGAGGCAAGAAAAgaggtttctttttgtttctgctgtGTGTCAGACCTTGTCAAGGCTCTCAATGACTATATCTCATTTGCTCCTTCTGAGGCTTTTTGTGTTGCTGCTATGCTGGGGCTTCATACACAGAATAGGGCTGACATAGCTGACCAGTGGCGGGGCCAGGATCCAAGCCCAACCTCTTTCGCCAAAGTGGGGGCTTCTCCAAGTTCTCATTGATACCGAATATGCTCACATCTCCTTAGATAGAAGCTCTTGGAAATCAGAAGGGGGCTGCAGTGGCTCCAGTGGCTCCAAGGATGAAAAGGTTGCTTTAGCAGGGACAGCCTCTGCCCTGGAAGAGGGGGATCAGGAAGGATGCATGTAGAAATATCTGAGAATGTGGGGACTAACCTGTCTGAAGAGTGAGGCGGAGTGAGGAGAAGGCTGTGAGTTTGAGAAATTCGTGGTTGAACTGAATGTCAAGAGTGACTTCTGGGAGCAGAAAGTTAGTACTGAAAGTCCAGCTGAAACTGAGACCGAGGATTTTCCAAGGTTAAAGCCGCAGGATTGTGTGTCCTTATGCATCTATATGCTACATGCTCCCTTCCCCCCATCTCTTCCCCGAGAGTCATCAGAGTTAGGTGCATGGTTCTGATATGACTCTTTGCTTCTGCCTAGGTGAGGGGCCCGATGTCCTGGTGTACAGCTTGGACTTTGGTGGACATCTTCGGATGATGAAGCGAGTGCAGAGCCTGCTTGGCCACTATCTTATCCATGGGTTCCGGGTGCGGCCAGAGCCTAATGGAGACCTTGACACAGAGGCCATGGTGGCTGTGTTTGGGAGCAAGGGACTCCGAATTGTGAAAGTTAATTGGGGACAGGGCCACTTCCGGGAGCTTTGGCGCTCTGGCCTGTGGAACATGTCTGACTGGATCTGGGATGCACGCTGGCTAGAAGGGAATGTGGCCTTGGCCCTGGGCCATAACTCAGTGGTGTTATATGACCCAGTGGTAGGGTGCCTCCTGCAGGAGGTGCCCTGCACGGACAGGTGCACCCTCTCCTCAGCCTGTCTGATTGGAGACACCTGGAAGGAGCTGACCATAGTGGCAGGTGCTGTTTCCAACCAGCTTCTGGTCTGGTATCCAGCAGCTGCCTTAGCAGACAACAAACCCGTGGCACCTGACCGGCAGGTCAGTGGGCATGTGGGTGTCATCTTCAGCATGTCCTACCTGGAAAGCAAGGGCTTGCTGGCTACAGCTTCAGAAGACCGAAGTGTCCGTATCTGGAAGGTGGGCGACCTGCGGGTTCCTGGGGGTCGGGTGCAGAATATTGGGCACTGCTTTGGGCACAGTTCCCGTGTGTGGCAGGTCAAGCTCCTAGAGAATTACCTTATCAGTGCAGGAGAGGACTGTGTCTGCTTGGTGTGGAGCCATGAAGGTGAGATCCTCCAGGCCTTTCGGGGCCATCAGGGCCGTGGGATCCGGGCCATCGCTGCCCATGAGAGGCAGGCCTGGGTGATCACCGGGGGTGATGACTCAGGCATTCGGCTGTGGCACCTGGTAGGACGTGGCTACCCGGGCTTGGGGGTCTCAGCTCTCTGCTTCAAGTCCCGTAGTAGGCCAGGTACCCTGAAGGCTGTAACACTGGCTGGCTCTTGGCGACTGCTGGCAGTGACTGATACAGGGGCTCTGTACCTCTATGACCTCGAGGTCAAGTGCTGGGAGCAGCTACTAGAGGATAAGCATTTCCAGTCCTACTGCCTGCTGGAGGCAGCTCCTGGTCCTGAGGGCTTCGGGCTATGTGCCATGGCCAATGGGGAGGGTTGTGTCAAGGTTGTCCCCATCAACACTCCAACTGCTGCTGTAGATCAGACCCTGTTCCCTGGGAAAGTGCATAGTCTGAGCTGGGCCCTGCGTGGCTACGAGGAGCTCCTGTTGCTGGCATCGGGCCCTGGTGGGGTAGTGGCTTGCCTGGAGATCTCAGCTGCGCCTTCTGGCAAAGCTATCTTTGTCAAGGAACGTTGCCGGTACCTGCTGCCCCCAAGTAAGCAGAGATGGCACACGTGCAGTGCCTTCCTGCCCCCGGGTGACTTCCTGGTGTGTGGGGACCGCCGGGGCTCTGTGCTGCTGTTCCCCTCCAGACCAGGTCTGCTCAAGGAccctggagaggaaggcaaggCTGGGGCTGGTACTGGGGCACCTGGAGCAGGTAGTAGCAGTGGTGGGAATGCTTTGGCGGGCTGGGGCCCTGTGTCTACCCTTCCTTCTCTGCATGGGAAGCAGGGTGTGACCTCAGTCACCTGTCATGGTGGCTACGTGTATACCACCGGGCGTGATGGCACCTACTACCAGCTCTTTGTGCGAGGTGGCCAGCTCCATCCAGTCCTAAGGCAGAAGTCCTGTCGAGGCATGAACTGGGTGGCTGGGCTCCGTATGGTGCCTGATGGGGACATGGTCATCCTGGGTTTCCACGCCAATGAGTTTGTGGTGTGGAGCCCCCGGTCGCATGAGAAGCTGCACATTATCAACTGTGGTGGCGGGCACCGCTCCTGGGCCTTCTCAGATACTGAGGCAGCTATGGCCTTCGCGTACCTCAAGGATGGGGATGTCATGCTGTACCGGGCTCTAGGTGGCTGCACCCGGCCACATGTGATTCTCCGGGAGGGTCTGCATGGCCGTGAGATCACTTGTGTAAAGCGTGTTGGCACCATCACCCTGGGGCCTGAATTTGGGGTACCTAGCTTCATGGAGCCTGACTACCTGGAGCCTGGCAGTGAGGGGCCCGGCCTGATTGACATTGTGATCACCTGCAGCGAGGACACTACTGTCTGTGTCCTGGCACTTCCCACAACTACAGGCTCAGCCCATGCACTCACAGCTGTTTGTAACCATATCTCTTCGGTGCGTGCTGTGGCTGTGTGGGGCATCGGCAGCCCAGGTGGCCCTCAGGATCCTCGGCCAGGCCTTACTGCCCATGTGGTGTCTGCTGGGGGGCGGGCTGAGATACACTGCTTCAGCGTCATGGTCACTCTGGATCCCAGCACCCCAAGCCGCCTTGCCTGCCATGTCATGCACCTTTCGTCCCACCGGCTAGATGAGTACTGGCACCGGCAGCGCAATCGGCATCGGATGATCAAGGTGGACCCAGAAACCAGGTAATGTACACTGCAAGGCAGGGGCATGGGGTGGGATTACACAGGCCAAGTTTACAGGCTTCACCTGAGGGCTGTGTATTGTCTTTGCAGATACATGTCCCTTGCAGTGTGTGAATTTGACCGGCCTGGCCTTGGCCCCCTTGTGGCTGCAGCTTGTAGTGATGGCGCAGTGAGGTGAGAGCAAAGGACCCATGGGGTGGGGAGACAAAGGATATGAGGTTGTCCAGGATTGGTTCTAAGCTGGGACCtttctctgtccccctccccctcccccaggctttTTCTCTTGCAGGACTCTGGGCAGCTTCTGCAGCTCTTCGCTGAAACCTTCCACCATAAGCGGTGTGTCCTCAAGGTCCACTGCTTTACACATGAGGCACCCAACCAGCGGCGGTGAGAGGGGCTGGACAATGATCCTTCATGGGTTGGGTTCCTGTTGCCTTCCATCCCTCTCACTGACCTGGCTGTCCTTTCCTGGCTCCTAGGAGGCTGCTCCTGTGCAGTGCAGCTACTGACGGCAACCTGGCCTTCTGGGATCTCACCACTGTGCTAGACCGTGGCTCCTCTGCCCTTGAGCCTCCAGTAGACCCTGGGCTTCCCTATAGTGAGTAGCTAGTGTGCAACCTGactgccccaccccacctctccctTTGCCTTCTCAGGTGTGGCAAGCAGGGCCCTGACAACCATCCTCTTCCTCCAGGGCTGGGCTCCCCATCTCTGACTCTCCAGGCCCACAGCTGTGGTGTCAACAGCCTGCACACCTTGCCCACACGTGAGGGCCACCATCTTGTGGCCAGCGGCAGTGAAGATGGCTCCCTCCATGTCTTTGTGCTTGCAGTGGAGATGCCAGAGCTGGAAGAGGCTGTGGGGGAGGCTGAGTTGGTACCGCAGTTGCGTGTGCTAGAGGAATACTCTGTCCCCTGTGCACATGCTGCCCATGTGACAGGCCTCAAGATCCTAAGCCCAAGCCTTATGGTCTCAGCCTCCATTGACCAACGGCTGACCTTTTGGCGTCTAGGGCATGGTGAGCCCACCTTCATGAACAGCACTGTGTATCATGTGCCAGATGTGGCAGACATGGACTGCTGGCCTGTGAGTCCCGAGTTTGGCCACCGCTGTGCTCTTGGGGGTCAGGGGCTTGAGGTTTACAACTGGTATGACTGAGGTATCCCTCGGTGGCCAGGGTGCTGGGTATGGGGCCTGCTCACAGACAGTGCAGCAGAGGTTGACTGTCTGCCCATGCCCAGCATGCCCTGAGGGGAGGCGGCAGCCGCGGGTTCCCAACTTCAGAGCAGGAGCTAGAGGTGAGTAGAGTGCTGCTCagactatgccctgctccccacAACAGGACAAAACTTTGTACaacaaaacaatttattttgGCTCCAGGCTCCTAACATCATGTGTGAGGTTTTGCGTTTTTTCCAGTTGATGACTTTGTGAACATTCCCATATATCTGGGCCTTATGGCCTTAAATGTGGCTCAGTGGAGGGAGACCCAGCATAGCCAGGCCAGTGTGGAGCACCTCACGCACGGCCCTCAGAAGCTGCAGGCGGGCGAACATCTGACCAAAGAGGTGTGGTCGAGGTTCCTGAAGGAGAAGGGGCCTGCTGGTCTCATCCTCTGCTTTCTTGCCTTTACCCTGCACCCCTTTGCACCTCCCACCCTCTGTGCTGTGTGCTTACCCCTAGGACGTGTACCCGGTTATAGTATGAGCTGAAATCCATGCTGAGCTGTACCAGGAACTTGCACATCTAGAGACAGAGACTGAGTCACTGGCCTGTCTCTTTGCTCTTATGCCCCagcccagaattttttttttttttaatacatctgGGGTTATGCTAAttttctctgtatcgttccagtGTTAGTgtatgtgctgctgaagtgagcacCCTAGCCCAGAATAAAGAATAGATTGTGCAGTGCCTGGCCTTGTTTTCTGTGCCTCACCATCTCTGTGCGTGCAGCAATGTGCAGCCCTGGGGCTGTGCAGTCCAGGACTGCTGTCTGGCTCAGCAGGTCCGGGAAGGGGAGGACACTGTTGAAGAGCAGCAGCCACTCACCCTGTGGGGGAGAAGGGTGCTGCAAGGAAAGTCCAAGTCTCCTGCTTGTGCTACGTACTGGAGGGGACACTTACCTCATCGTGTAGCAGTGAGAAGTCCAGACTGCTCACAGGTGGAAAAGTGGGGTACAGACCTTGTTCCATACTGAGCTTGTAACTCTCAAAGAGTGTGGCAAGACGGGCACAATTGTACATGACAAAGGTGCCACTCTTTGTGCCCTTTGTGGAGATGCTGCTGTCAGATAGGGCCAGGAGGAGCTGGGAAATGGGAGCACAGCTGCAGAAAAGGGGGGCAGCCACCATACCCtgtccccccagccctggccctgtgaGACTGACTCCCAGGCTCACCTGATTCTGTGGGGTTGTGCTTAGCATCTCAAACTTGATGGTGGCCACAGAGAGAATTCCAAAGATCTCTATCCAGGCTGGGTCTGAGGGAGTACAAGTTGGTTGGTTAGTCTCTGCAGGGAAGGAACAAGGGGTAGGGGTGCAAATGACCTTCCCCCACTGCAGAGCACAGCCAGGGCCTTCTAGGCGCACCTTGTGCCAGATCTTCACTGTGTTTGAGAGCTGAGGCCTTGCACACCTGGGCATGCCGGAATCTgttttgaagagagagagagccagTGGGCAGGGTCCCAGCAAAGAGTTGCCCCACCTCGACTACCCTGGCTCAGGTTGGCCTTCCTTCTAGCCTCAACTCACTTGTAGTATTCAGGGGCAGTCATCAGAGTGCCGGGTGCACCAGCTACTTTCACTGGGCCACAGACCAGGTGCTTCTGTCAGGAAGATGGCAGAGGTTCAGCCCAGCTGGCGCTACTCTCCAGCAATAAGTCCTTCAAAGAAACCCAAATCTGGTGCCTCTACTCCACCCAGTCCACCCAGACTCCCTCAACCTATAACCACCAGACTTGGTGCCTCCCTCTCAAGCCCAGCCCCTTAGGACACAGTCCAGGATCAACCTATTCTATTCTTCAATGTTCTTGGGATGTTTTCAGACTCCACCTTCTCCAGACCCTTGCACCTGCTGCACATACCCTCTCAACAAGTTCACCATCTCCCCCAAGGTCAAGTGTCAATTTCTGGATCTGTCAGATAACAGGCCACTTGGTAGGTTTTCAAGGGCCCTCTGAGGGTGGGAGGTGAGGTAGTGGGGAGCTCCACCATCACTAACCTACCTGTCTGAGTGGAGCCTGGTCATCCAACTTCCACCAAAGCAGGTCCAACTTTTGTTGCTGGAACTCTTCCTCACAGCTCACCACGTGTAGGACTGTGCAGCTGTCGGCCCCAGCCTTATAAGGAAGGAAGACAGTCACTACGGAGATGCAGGATATTTGGTTTGCTAGAAGCCTACAGGGCTGGGAATTACTAACCAGGCCTGGGTAGCTGTCCTCCGGCCAATACCGCAGAGCCTCCTGTAGCTCGGCCAGCACAGAGAGCAGATCCTCAGTCACTGCAAAGAGAACATACAGGTGCTGAGGCTGGCTGGCCAGGATTGCAGAAGTCTCCCCCCTCTTTTCTGGCCCTGTTAGGCTCCAGTTCCTACCCAGACAGTTGTCCAGGTTGCGATCATAGCCagctgccaggccctgttcttCTACCAGCTCCTTCAAGCACAATCTGCCCAGGACGCCGGGGGGCAGTGTCTCCCGGTCATGAGCAGAGGTAAGCTCTGCAAGTGCGCGGCTCCTGAGGGTTTCGGTTGAGGCTTTCTCCGAGGCAGGGGACCAGTCCACCTGCCAGTCCACCCGCAGTTGCTGCAGGAAGGTCAGCATGTGCAGATCCCGCACAGCAGGCACTAGGCGCACGCACACCCTGCGAACGGAGGGCGACCGCCTTAGCCTGCGCACCTGATCCGACTCGCCAAGACTTTCCACCCCCAGCGGCTGTCCCCAAGGGCGGCGCCGTTCTCTAGGCCCCCAATGGCCCGTCCCACCTTCTCCATTTTGGCCCCGCTCACCCGTGAGCACGAAGAGCTCGCGCTAGGTGATCGGCCACGAGCACGGCACGCAGCTGGCTCAGGCGGAGTGCACAAGGGGAGCCACGCAGCGCGGGACAGTGCAGTAAGACGCGCGGGCCCAGGGAGGCAGGCGTAGCGGGCGCGGCATAGGCAGCCACCGCGCGGAGGACGCGCTCGAATACGGCTGGACGGTGCAGCTGCAGCGACAGACCCGCGGGGGTCGGCACGCAGCGCAGCACTGGGGCCACACCGGGGCCCTGCAGGCAGGCGACGGCACGGAACACATGCTCGGGCACCTGTGGGTGGACGGGCGGTGTGAGCGGGCCGCAGCGCTCGCTGCCACCCTGGGCCGCACGTCCCGGCCCGCGCCCACCTGCCCGTCCTCGAAGCGCGCCCGCAGTGCGCCTCGCGGCGCCAGGAAGTCTCGGGCACGGAGGTGGCGGGCGCGCGTCTCCTTGAGCCACACAGGGCCGCCAGGTCCCAGGGCAGCGTTGAGAGCCCCCAGAGTCTCCCCGACCCCAAGGCGCCCCGTCGCCATGGCGACCGGAAGGAGTGAGGGGAACCGGAAGTAAATTTTCGGAAGGTGGAACTTCCGGAAAGCCCCACTGGCGAGGGCGGGGATGCAGCAGCGGCCACCCGTAAAGCGGACAGGTGCGGCGGAGGGAGTCACGTCTACCGCTTTCGACCTAGCGGTCCCAGTGCTACCTCTGCACGGCCCACCTGCATTGCCGGGCCCCGGACCCGAAATCTCGAGATCCTCCCCGGGCCTAGGGCTCTTTCGCTACAGTCCCGCATTAACAACTAAGAAAAAGATCCTTGCGACTGGGTAGCGGCTTAGGGCACCTTCTCTTCTCACCGAAGTCTCACATCTTTGTGTTTGTGTAATAACgtttcattttccccattttacatatgattaAAACATCAAATTTCGAAATGAGTTGTCACTAAGAATAAGGCAGTAACATTAAGGCCACTTTCATGACCtactttaaaaatctcatttttcaaagaatttgtgtTCCGCGGTTTCAGATTATTTGCAAGCATTTACTCCTTTGAGATATGGGTGGTCTTTATTCCCAATAAATGCGCACTGATACAATTGCCGGTTTTCTTCTCTTGATACCTGGGGAATTAGAGCCACGGTGACGGTTTACCAGAATTACCAGCTTTTGTCTCCTTTAACCTGGTGTACTTCAACAGCAATCCTCAAGCTTCCTGTTTTAGGCTATTAAGGGCCAACTAAACAATTTGACCATGAGAAGAGGCTAAATAGACCTCAGTTGAAACATCCTGCTCCTCTAACAGCGGGAAAgcacttttcctctctctcacgAGGGGTCCCCCAAATGTTTTCACTTCcacactccctcccccaccctcgaTCTCCTTTTAATAGCGATTGAACCCGACTAAGTACAGAGAACTGAGAAACCCCATGATCTCTGTGCCCAGAGTTCTGGAAAGGAGAGAAACATAAGAACAGGAAAAGCTTGGCAAGGTCCCTTTCTGGGCCAGGGCTGTGAGGCCCTGCTGGGAGGCTCCGAAAGAGCACTGGGCGGACACGACATTCCCGATGGCTCCTTGGGTGCCCACTCAACGGGAGTGATCGTGTCATTCCAAAGCGCTTTCCATGCTGTAGGCTCATGACCCGGAGACAGCTGCTAGCAGGGCCCCGCGGCCAAGCTGGGGACTTCAGCTACTCTCGTCCACAAAGACCGTTGGGGTGGTTTTTCCCCAGGAAGTGCAAGGCTATCTTTAGCGAGCTGTGGGCTGGGCCGGCCCTGTGGGACTCACCATCCTAGCAGCTCTACCCAGAGGCCCTGAGTCCACCCTCCCTCGCCAATGCTCCCTGGTGGTGCCAGAGATGGCCACCAGCCCCGGCTCTCCGACATCTACACCCACCACCTCCAGCCTGAGGGCGCACCTGAAGGAGGAACTGAGACCAGA from the Eulemur rufifrons isolate Redbay chromosome 7, OSU_ERuf_1, whole genome shotgun sequence genome contains:
- the WDR6 gene encoding tRNA (34-2'-O)-methyltransferase regulator WDR6; this translates as MDALEDYVWPRATSELMLLPVTGLECVGDRLLAGEGPDVLVYSLDFGGHLRMMKRVQSLLGHYLIHGFRVRPEPNGDLDTEAMVAVFGSKGLRIVKVNWGQGHFRELWRSGLWNMSDWIWDARWLEGNVALALGHNSVVLYDPVVGCLLQEVPCTDRCTLSSACLIGDTWKELTIVAGAVSNQLLVWYPAAALADNKPVAPDRQVSGHVGVIFSMSYLESKGLLATASEDRSVRIWKVGDLRVPGGRVQNIGHCFGHSSRVWQVKLLENYLISAGEDCVCLVWSHEGEILQAFRGHQGRGIRAIAAHERQAWVITGGDDSGIRLWHLVGRGYPGLGVSALCFKSRSRPGTLKAVTLAGSWRLLAVTDTGALYLYDLEVKCWEQLLEDKHFQSYCLLEAAPGPEGFGLCAMANGEGCVKVVPINTPTAAVDQTLFPGKVHSLSWALRGYEELLLLASGPGGVVACLEISAAPSGKAIFVKERCRYLLPPSKQRWHTCSAFLPPGDFLVCGDRRGSVLLFPSRPGLLKDPGEEGKAGAGTGAPGAGSSSGGNALAGWGPVSTLPSLHGKQGVTSVTCHGGYVYTTGRDGTYYQLFVRGGQLHPVLRQKSCRGMNWVAGLRMVPDGDMVILGFHANEFVVWSPRSHEKLHIINCGGGHRSWAFSDTEAAMAFAYLKDGDVMLYRALGGCTRPHVILREGLHGREITCVKRVGTITLGPEFGVPSFMEPDYLEPGSEGPGLIDIVITCSEDTTVCVLALPTTTGSAHALTAVCNHISSVRAVAVWGIGSPGGPQDPRPGLTAHVVSAGGRAEIHCFSVMVTLDPSTPSRLACHVMHLSSHRLDEYWHRQRNRHRMIKVDPETRYMSLAVCEFDRPGLGPLVAAACSDGAVRLFLLQDSGQLLQLFAETFHHKRCVLKVHCFTHEAPNQRRRLLLCSAATDGNLAFWDLTTVLDRGSSALEPPVDPGLPYRLGSPSLTLQAHSCGVNSLHTLPTREGHHLVASGSEDGSLHVFVLAVEMPELEEAVGEAELVPQLRVLEEYSVPCAHAAHVTGLKILSPSLMVSASIDQRLTFWRLGHGEPTFMNSTVYHVPDVADMDCWPVSPEFGHRCALGGQGLEVYNWYD
- the DALRD3 gene encoding DALR anticodon-binding domain-containing protein 3 isoform X2; its protein translation is MATGRLGVGETLGALNAALGPGGPVWLKETRARHLRARDFLAPRGALRARFEDGQVPEHVFRAVACLQGPGVAPVLRCVPTPAGLSLQLHRPAVFERVLRAVAAYAAPATPASLGPRVLLHCPALRGSPCALRLSQLRAVLVADHLARALRAHGVCVRLVPAVRDLHMLTFLQQLRVDWQVDWSPASEKASTETLRSRALAELTSAHDRETLPPGVLGRLCLKELVEEQGLAAGYDRNLDNCLVTEDLLSVLAELQEALRYWPEDSYPGLAGADSCTVLHVVSCEEEFQQQKLDLLWWKLDDQAPLRQKHLVCGPVKVAGAPGTLMTAPEYYKFRHAQVCKASALKHSEDLAQDPAWIEIFGILSVATIKFEMLSTTPQNQLLLALSDSSISTKGTKSGTFVMYNCARLATLFESYKLSMEQGLYPTFPPVSSLDFSLLHDEGEWLLLFNSVLPFPDLLSQTAVLDCTAPGLHIAARTEMEPRPHLFGQMFARLQLLRAVREVLHTGLAMLGLPPLSHI
- the DALRD3 gene encoding DALR anticodon-binding domain-containing protein 3 isoform X1, which translates into the protein MATGRLGVGETLGALNAALGPGGPVWLKETRARHLRARDFLAPRGALRARFEDGQVPEHVFRAVACLQGPGVAPVLRCVPTPAGLSLQLHRPAVFERVLRAVAAYAAPATPASLGPRVLLHCPALRGSPCALRLSQLRAVLVADHLARALRAHGVCVRLVPAVRDLHMLTFLQQLRVDWQVDWSPASEKASTETLRSRALAELTSAHDRETLPPGVLGRLCLKELVEEQGLAAGYDRNLDNCLVTEDLLSVLAELQEALRYWPEDSYPGLAGADSCTVLHVVSCEEEFQQQKLDLLWWKLDDQAPLRQKHLVCGPVKVAGAPGTLMTAPEYYKFRHAQVCKASALKHSEDLAQDPAWIEIFGILSVATIKFEMLSTTPQNQLLLALSDSSISTKGTKSGTFVMYNCARLATLFESYKLSMEQGLYPTFPPVSSLDFSLLHDEGEWLLLFNSVLPFPDLLSQTAVLDCTAPGLHIAARTEMMCKFLVQLSMDFSSYYNRVHVLGEPRPHLFGQMFARLQLLRAVREVLHTGLAMLGLPPLSHI
- the DALRD3 gene encoding DALR anticodon-binding domain-containing protein 3 isoform X3; this translates as MATGRLGVGETLGALNAALGPGGPVWLKETRARHLRARDFLAPRGALRARFEDGQVPEHVFRAVACLQGPGVAPVLRCVPTPAGLSLQLHRPAVFERVLRAVAAYAAPATPASLGPRVLLHCPALRGSPCALRLSQLRAVLVADHLARALRAHGVCVRLVPAVRDLHMLTFLQQLRVDWQVDWSPASEKASTETLRSRALAELTSAHDRETLPPGVLGRLCLKELVEEQGLAAGYDRNLDNCLVTEDLLSVLAELQEALRYWPEDSYPGLAGADSCTVLHVVSCEEEFQQQKLDLLWWKLDDQAPLRQKHLVCGPVKVAGAPGTLMTAPEYYKFRHAQVCKASALKHSEDLAQDPAWIEIFGILSVATIKFEMLSTTPQNQLLLALSDSSISTKGTKSGTFVMYNCARLATLFESYKLSMEQGLYPTFPPVSSLDFSLLHDECPPLPGPAEPDSSPGLHSPRAAHCCTHRDDVQVPGTAQHGFQLIL